The following coding sequences are from one Halomonas sp. HAL1 window:
- a CDS encoding glycosyltransferase family 4 protein: MHIIHVNLARGFRGGERQTVLLIQALAGADGIERQTLVCKPSSPLRDELAGTPGLEFTNARHQLAGHWHAGKADVVHAHEAKAVHWAWLHSKLFQTPYIITRRVDTPIKRKLSNKAFYRNAHYCVAISSAIAQEISTLTFQKIPIIPSAFTPVSPNPNFVKELRDGYSERFIVGHVGALVDRHKGQRVLLEAARQFQVTRPEVLFVFFGRGEDEQILRQESASLSNVLWMGFKPNIGDYLPMLDLFAFPSRNEGLGSVLLDVMNAKVPIIASDVGGIPDIVKHKKTGILVPPNNSEKLVEGLEALIKNEQLRSTLSFNAFKQLERFSPDAMMDAYLFLYRTK; the protein is encoded by the coding sequence TTGCACATCATTCATGTCAATCTGGCTAGAGGGTTCCGCGGGGGAGAGCGTCAAACCGTCCTATTGATCCAAGCATTAGCTGGTGCGGATGGAATAGAGCGCCAGACGCTGGTCTGCAAGCCATCGTCCCCTTTACGCGATGAGTTAGCAGGTACTCCAGGTTTAGAATTTACTAACGCTAGACATCAATTAGCAGGGCATTGGCATGCAGGTAAAGCCGATGTCGTGCATGCACATGAGGCAAAAGCAGTTCATTGGGCATGGCTACATAGCAAGCTGTTCCAAACGCCATATATTATTACTCGCCGCGTCGATACCCCTATTAAGCGTAAACTAAGTAATAAGGCTTTTTATCGTAATGCTCACTACTGCGTCGCTATATCGAGTGCCATAGCGCAGGAAATAAGCACATTAACATTTCAAAAAATTCCCATTATTCCAAGCGCCTTCACGCCCGTTTCACCGAATCCAAACTTCGTAAAGGAGCTACGTGATGGTTATTCCGAGCGTTTTATCGTCGGCCATGTTGGTGCTCTGGTGGATCGCCATAAAGGACAGCGAGTGTTATTAGAGGCAGCTCGTCAATTCCAGGTTACACGGCCAGAAGTATTGTTTGTATTTTTTGGAAGGGGGGAGGACGAGCAAATTCTACGTCAGGAGAGTGCCTCGTTAAGCAATGTCCTTTGGATGGGTTTCAAGCCTAATATTGGCGACTATCTGCCAATGTTAGACCTTTTTGCATTCCCTTCGCGAAATGAAGGGCTAGGATCGGTACTTCTAGATGTAATGAATGCTAAAGTCCCTATTATTGCCAGTGATGTTGGTGGTATTCCCGATATTGTCAAGCATAAAAAAACTGGCATTCTAGTGCCGCCCAATAACTCTGAGAAGCTAGTTGAAGGCCTTGAAGCATTAATAAAAAATGAACAGCTTCGAAGTACATTGTCATTTAATGCTTTTAAGCAATTAGAGAGGTTTTCTCCTGATGCGATGATGGATGCTTATCTTTTTCTATATCGTACTAAATAA
- a CDS encoding glycosyl transferase family 90 produces the protein MTFIERLKANYHKFLFYSKGVLEIGLPRQYYFFERKKYLTAFERLPLGSEKSYIEGRVNYYNQLSKPLELNDQALDVGGFSKQKSWSYYIDMKCYLSRFEKPLKFHFWPGDIRTIPEEPTFVKSRPISLDNQQSVLLKLNRVRHYFFVNDTLNFDEKKNQLVWRGACHQPHRQAFVEKYYHHPLCNVGDSRKNAQGKPWGRSYMSVNAQLNYKFILSIEGNDVATNLKWIMASNSLCFMTRPKYETWFMEGTLQPSFHYVELADDYSDLEEKLIYYQQYPNEAKKIIKNANNYVEPFLNQKQEHLIGLLVMQKYFEKTGQNSG, from the coding sequence ATGACTTTTATCGAACGCTTGAAAGCTAATTACCATAAGTTTCTATTTTATAGCAAGGGTGTCTTGGAAATAGGCTTACCCCGGCAATACTATTTCTTCGAACGGAAAAAATATCTCACTGCCTTTGAGAGGTTACCGTTAGGAAGTGAAAAATCTTATATTGAAGGCCGAGTAAATTACTATAACCAGCTTTCTAAGCCGTTAGAGCTAAATGATCAAGCACTAGACGTAGGTGGTTTTTCAAAACAGAAAAGTTGGTCTTACTATATTGATATGAAGTGCTATTTATCGCGTTTTGAGAAACCTTTGAAATTCCATTTCTGGCCGGGTGATATTCGTACAATACCCGAAGAACCTACGTTTGTAAAAAGTCGCCCGATTAGCCTGGATAATCAGCAGTCGGTGCTACTAAAGCTAAATCGAGTAAGACATTATTTCTTTGTAAATGATACGCTTAATTTTGATGAGAAAAAAAATCAGTTAGTGTGGCGGGGTGCTTGTCATCAGCCACATCGACAAGCCTTTGTAGAAAAATATTACCATCATCCCCTGTGTAATGTGGGTGACAGTCGTAAAAATGCTCAGGGAAAACCTTGGGGGCGTTCCTATATGAGCGTCAATGCACAGTTGAACTATAAGTTTATACTGAGCATTGAAGGTAATGATGTGGCAACGAATTTAAAGTGGATTATGGCCTCTAATTCATTATGCTTTATGACTAGGCCTAAATATGAAACTTGGTTCATGGAAGGGACACTTCAACCAAGCTTTCATTATGTTGAGCTTGCTGACGATTACTCAGATTTAGAAGAAAAATTAATTTACTATCAACAGTATCCTAATGAAGCAAAAAAAATTATTAAAAATGCTAATAATTATGTGGAGCCTTTTTTAAATCAAAAGCAAGAGCACCTTATCGGCTTGTTAGTAATGCAAAAATATTTTGAGAAAACAGGGCAAAACAGCGGCTGA
- a CDS encoding 3-deoxy-D-manno-octulosonic acid kinase: protein MRLAALRQENGLILHDADSLCDAPGTHQMDPALFTSEYWREQGLIVGEAPGRGSSLFLQVTPTEQWVLRPYRRGGMAAKLSEKRYLWTGAERTRAFRELRLTAALFEQGLPVPRPVAGCVTRYGLTYEAALITVRITGAKALAELLVNDQADEALLHRVGVMIRRFHQAGLDHVDLNARNILVDPSGAPWLIDLDRCRLRAAGKWQKANLDRLERSIEKFTNSSSISAINLGYLS from the coding sequence ATGCGCTTAGCGGCACTCCGGCAGGAAAATGGACTGATTTTACATGATGCAGACAGTTTATGTGACGCGCCGGGAACACACCAAATGGATCCTGCTCTGTTCACTTCCGAATACTGGCGTGAACAGGGATTAATAGTGGGTGAAGCCCCAGGCCGGGGCAGCAGTCTGTTTTTACAGGTAACACCGACCGAACAGTGGGTGTTAAGGCCCTATCGCCGAGGTGGCATGGCAGCCAAGCTCAGTGAAAAACGCTATTTATGGACCGGCGCTGAGCGAACCCGGGCATTTCGAGAATTGCGTTTAACGGCCGCGCTTTTCGAGCAGGGCCTGCCGGTGCCCCGTCCTGTAGCAGGCTGCGTTACCCGCTATGGACTTACGTATGAAGCTGCGTTGATCACCGTACGTATTACAGGTGCAAAAGCGCTGGCCGAGCTGTTGGTCAACGATCAAGCCGATGAAGCGCTGTTACACCGCGTCGGCGTTATGATTCGACGCTTTCACCAAGCAGGGCTAGATCATGTCGACCTGAATGCGCGCAATATTCTGGTCGACCCCAGCGGAGCACCATGGTTGATTGACCTTGACCGCTGCCGCCTGCGGGCAGCGGGAAAATGGCAGAAAGCTAACCTGGATAGATTGGAACGCTCCATTGAGAAATTCACTAACTCGTCATCAATATCAGCTATTAATCTAGGGTATCTTAGCTAA
- a CDS encoding glycosyltransferase family 9 protein yields the protein MKPSLPVQPNHIAILRLSALGDVCNLVPTVRALQRQWPDARITWIIGKGEHSLLAGLSGVEFVVYDKATGIAGMRALWRQLADTRFDVLLHMQQAIRASVLSLGLKAKVRVGYDKARAKDAQHWFTQHQLAPHPNAHVLESFMDFARVLGVEDERLEWNLPVTDTARNEAQVISGEAPYLVINPCSNVRLRNFRNWSVEGYASVIEHAWVQYGLKSVLTGGGSALEREIGDQIEALCQPSSVINAIGGTSLKGVLALIDHAQAVIAPDTGPIHMANAMGTPALGLYASTNPQRAAPYLWRDFAVNAYPQAVRTYLHKSVDEVNWGQRVRHPSAMMLIKADDVIAKLDTLLAHTALTASAGSTDED from the coding sequence ATGAAGCCCTCTCTGCCTGTTCAGCCTAACCACATTGCCATTTTGCGCCTTTCCGCCCTAGGAGACGTATGCAATCTCGTCCCCACGGTGCGGGCGTTGCAGCGCCAGTGGCCCGATGCGCGCATTACCTGGATTATCGGCAAGGGGGAGCACAGTCTACTGGCGGGGCTTTCCGGGGTCGAGTTCGTTGTTTACGACAAAGCGACCGGTATTGCCGGAATGCGTGCGCTTTGGCGGCAGCTTGCCGATACGCGCTTCGATGTACTGCTGCATATGCAGCAGGCCATCCGTGCGAGCGTGCTGTCCCTTGGGCTTAAAGCCAAGGTGCGTGTGGGCTATGACAAGGCGCGCGCCAAAGATGCTCAGCACTGGTTCACCCAGCATCAGCTTGCGCCGCACCCTAATGCCCATGTATTGGAGTCATTCATGGACTTCGCCCGGGTGCTGGGGGTAGAGGATGAACGGTTAGAGTGGAATCTGCCGGTCACCGACACCGCGCGCAATGAAGCACAGGTTATCAGTGGTGAGGCGCCTTACCTGGTGATCAACCCTTGCAGCAATGTGCGCCTGCGCAACTTTCGCAACTGGTCAGTGGAGGGCTATGCCAGCGTCATTGAGCATGCCTGGGTGCAGTATGGTCTCAAAAGCGTGCTGACCGGTGGCGGCAGTGCCCTGGAGCGGGAAATCGGCGATCAAATCGAAGCGCTTTGCCAGCCCAGTAGTGTGATTAACGCCATTGGCGGCACCTCCCTGAAAGGGGTGTTGGCCCTGATTGATCACGCTCAAGCGGTGATCGCGCCGGATACCGGGCCTATTCATATGGCCAATGCGATGGGAACTCCAGCACTGGGCCTGTACGCGTCGACCAATCCCCAGCGGGCCGCCCCCTATTTGTGGCGCGACTTTGCGGTTAATGCTTACCCTCAGGCGGTGCGCACCTATCTGCATAAGTCAGTAGACGAAGTGAATTGGGGTCAACGGGTGCGCCACCCAAGCGCCATGATGCTGATAAAAGCCGATGACGTTATCGCTAAACTGGATACACTGCTGGCCCATACTGCTTTGACTGCCAGCGCAGGGAGCACCGATGAAGATTGA
- the hldE gene encoding bifunctional D-glycero-beta-D-manno-heptose-7-phosphate kinase/D-glycero-beta-D-manno-heptose 1-phosphate adenylyltransferase HldE, whose protein sequence is MKIDLTALEHARVLVVGDVMLDRYWHGGTSRISPEAPVPVVRVEDVEDRPGGAANVALNITSLGGHAVLAGVVGDDENAKLLEASLTASDVSTYFQRSAEIPTITKLRVMSRNQQLLRLDFEQRLDSVDTSELLAQVEKVLPDCDVVILSDYGKGTLNQVENLIANARAQGKRVLVDPKGQDFSKYRGASLITPNLTEFEAVVGACATDAELSTRGEALRAELELEALLITRSEKGMTLIREGHAPLHLPTRAQEVFDVTGAGDTVIGLMGLALAAGHAFPEAMMLANLGAGLVVAKPGTATLSIAELYTALHGDKLAEFGVIEPAVLIEAVRAAQLRGEQVVMTNGCFDILHAGHVAYLEQAKRLGDRLIVAVNDDASIGRLKGPKRPINPLNRRMQVLAGLGAVDWVVPFSDDTPQALIEAVLPDILVKGGDYRPEDIAGGAAVIANGGEVKVLGFEDGVSTSAMISSILDRER, encoded by the coding sequence ATGAAGATTGATTTAACCGCGTTAGAACATGCTCGTGTGCTGGTGGTCGGCGATGTGATGCTGGATCGCTACTGGCATGGCGGTACCTCACGCATATCTCCAGAAGCGCCCGTACCGGTGGTGCGCGTGGAAGATGTTGAAGACCGCCCGGGCGGCGCGGCTAATGTGGCGTTGAACATTACCTCGCTAGGTGGCCACGCAGTATTGGCGGGTGTAGTCGGTGATGATGAAAACGCAAAACTGCTCGAAGCCAGCTTGACCGCTTCCGATGTAAGCACTTACTTCCAGCGCAGCGCTGAAATACCCACAATCACCAAGCTGCGCGTGATGAGTCGCAACCAGCAACTGTTGCGTCTGGATTTCGAGCAGCGCCTGGACAGCGTCGATACCAGTGAACTATTGGCCCAGGTAGAAAAGGTGCTCCCCGACTGCGACGTAGTGATTCTCTCCGACTACGGCAAAGGCACGCTGAACCAAGTAGAGAACCTGATAGCCAATGCAAGGGCCCAGGGCAAGCGGGTTCTGGTCGACCCGAAAGGGCAAGATTTCAGCAAGTACCGCGGGGCGAGTTTAATTACACCCAACCTGACAGAGTTTGAAGCGGTGGTCGGTGCCTGCGCAACCGATGCGGAACTATCCACGAGAGGCGAAGCGCTACGTGCCGAGCTTGAGCTGGAAGCGCTGCTGATTACGCGCAGTGAAAAAGGCATGACCCTGATTCGCGAAGGGCACGCGCCGCTGCACTTGCCGACCCGGGCTCAGGAAGTCTTCGATGTGACGGGGGCAGGGGATACGGTGATTGGCCTGATGGGATTGGCATTGGCGGCAGGGCATGCCTTTCCTGAAGCGATGATGCTGGCCAACCTGGGGGCAGGGCTGGTAGTGGCCAAACCGGGCACAGCAACTCTATCGATCGCCGAGCTCTACACCGCGCTACACGGCGATAAGCTGGCTGAATTTGGAGTGATTGAGCCTGCTGTGCTGATAGAGGCCGTGCGCGCCGCTCAGCTGCGTGGTGAGCAGGTGGTGATGACTAACGGCTGCTTCGATATTCTACACGCGGGCCATGTCGCTTACCTGGAGCAGGCCAAACGCCTGGGTGATCGGTTAATTGTCGCGGTAAACGATGATGCCTCCATCGGCCGCCTGAAGGGGCCCAAGCGTCCGATTAATCCGCTTAACCGGCGCATGCAAGTCTTGGCGGGGTTAGGGGCCGTCGATTGGGTGGTGCCGTTCAGTGACGACACCCCCCAGGCGCTGATCGAAGCGGTGTTGCCGGATATTCTGGTCAAGGGGGGCGATTACAGGCCAGAAGATATCGCCGGGGGGGCGGCGGTTATCGCTAATGGCGGAGAGGTCAAGGTACTGGGCTTTGAAGATGGTGTTTCGACCTCGGCGATGATTAGTTCCATTTTAGACCGCGAGCGCTAA
- the waaA gene encoding lipid IV(A) 3-deoxy-D-manno-octulosonic acid transferase, whose translation MAFTTWPRIAYSAALYALSPLIGWRIWREQVPTYSRLQRLGLRLKPLPPAPRVWLHCASVGEVRAARPLIEELLERYPAYSLLLTTMTATGAQQSQALISEQPPSDQARLTHRFLPLDFPGAARRFVRSVQPKLAILFETELWPNLIHACRQQGVPVAVVNGRLSPRAFKRYQRLRPLMTSLLAEISWLAAKSSADAERFNVLGCSTEITRIVGSLKFELASQEKAIEDSERLLHSWGERPVWVAGSTREGEEALLLKAHRQVLARYPDALLVLVPRHPQRFDEVAKLCKTEGWTLSRRSQQQPVTAQTQVYLGDTLGELAMLYAAGSVAFVGGSLVPLGGHNVLEPAALGRPVLSGPSIENFADVAEPLQAAGALTLVDSPDTLADALAGYFANPEHAQQAGRAGCAAIETQKGALARTLTGLEVLLPR comes from the coding sequence ATGGCTTTCACCACCTGGCCCCGGATTGCCTACTCAGCGGCCCTGTATGCGCTTTCACCGCTGATTGGTTGGCGCATCTGGCGTGAGCAAGTACCCACTTACTCACGCCTTCAGCGGCTGGGGTTACGCCTGAAGCCCCTTCCTCCAGCGCCACGCGTTTGGCTGCACTGTGCCTCGGTGGGAGAAGTGCGCGCCGCTCGGCCACTGATTGAAGAGCTGTTGGAGCGTTATCCAGCGTATAGCCTGCTGCTCACCACCATGACCGCTACGGGTGCCCAGCAGTCGCAAGCGCTTATTAGCGAGCAGCCCCCAAGCGATCAAGCAAGGCTTACCCATCGCTTCCTACCGTTGGATTTTCCCGGTGCTGCCAGACGCTTTGTGCGCAGCGTTCAGCCCAAACTCGCGATCCTGTTTGAAACCGAGCTGTGGCCTAACCTGATTCACGCCTGTCGCCAGCAGGGAGTGCCTGTGGCAGTAGTGAATGGTCGCTTATCGCCACGCGCCTTTAAGCGCTACCAACGCCTGCGCCCATTGATGACCAGTCTGCTTGCCGAGATTAGCTGGCTCGCCGCAAAATCATCGGCGGATGCCGAACGCTTTAATGTCCTCGGCTGTAGCACAGAAATTACCCGCATCGTTGGCTCGCTGAAATTTGAGCTGGCTAGCCAAGAGAAAGCAATAGAAGATAGTGAGCGTTTACTTCATTCGTGGGGTGAGCGACCTGTCTGGGTGGCGGGCTCGACTCGTGAAGGCGAAGAAGCGCTGCTGCTCAAGGCTCACCGCCAAGTGCTTGCGCGCTACCCCGACGCGCTGCTGGTGCTGGTACCGCGTCATCCTCAGCGCTTTGATGAGGTGGCTAAGCTTTGCAAAACTGAAGGCTGGACATTGAGCCGCCGCAGCCAACAGCAACCCGTGACAGCACAAACCCAGGTTTACCTGGGGGATACGCTTGGTGAGCTGGCCATGCTTTATGCCGCAGGCAGTGTGGCCTTTGTAGGGGGCAGCCTAGTGCCGCTGGGCGGGCATAATGTGCTTGAACCTGCGGCGTTAGGCCGGCCGGTGCTTAGCGGCCCCTCGATTGAGAACTTTGCCGACGTGGCTGAGCCGCTTCAAGCTGCAGGGGCGTTAACGCTGGTCGATAGCCCGGATACGTTAGCAGACGCCTTGGCGGGCTACTTTGCTAACCCTGAGCACGCCCAGCAGGCTGGGCGTGCTGGCTGCGCGGCGATTGAAACACAAAAAGGGGCATTGGCCCGAACGCTGACTGGATTAGAAGTGCTGCTGCCCCGATAA
- the rpiA gene encoding ribose-5-phosphate isomerase RpiA — protein sequence MNQDELKAAVADAAIAEIKPKLEKDTILGIGTGSTANLFIDRLGPLRHLFKGAVASSEASAKRLEALGIEVFELNSVGTVPFYIDGADEVNANLHMIKGGGAALTREKIVAACAERFICIADGSKYVPQLGSFPLPVEVIPMARSYVARELVALGAEPVYRQGVVTDNGNQIIDCYEFMIADPVAMEARINAIVGVVTNGLFAARGADVLLLGTADGVERMAR from the coding sequence ATGAACCAGGATGAACTGAAGGCCGCCGTGGCGGATGCAGCCATTGCAGAAATTAAACCTAAGCTGGAAAAGGATACCATCTTAGGTATTGGTACTGGCTCAACGGCCAATCTGTTTATTGATCGCCTTGGGCCGCTGCGGCATCTTTTTAAAGGCGCGGTGGCCAGTTCAGAAGCGAGCGCCAAGCGCCTTGAAGCCTTGGGCATTGAAGTATTTGAGCTCAACAGCGTTGGCACTGTCCCTTTTTATATCGATGGTGCAGACGAAGTAAATGCTAACTTACATATGATCAAAGGCGGTGGCGCAGCGCTCACTCGCGAAAAAATCGTGGCGGCCTGCGCCGAGCGTTTTATCTGCATTGCTGATGGCTCAAAGTACGTGCCTCAACTAGGCAGCTTTCCGCTACCAGTAGAAGTCATACCGATGGCACGCTCCTATGTCGCTCGCGAGCTTGTCGCACTAGGAGCAGAACCGGTCTACCGCCAGGGAGTGGTGACCGACAACGGCAACCAGATTATCGACTGCTATGAATTTATGATCGCAGACCCGGTGGCCATGGAAGCGCGTATCAATGCCATCGTTGGTGTGGTCACCAATGGTCTGTTTGCCGCACGTGGCGCCGATGTTCTACTGCTGGGTACAGCGGATGGTGTAGAGCGAATGGCGCGTTAA
- the ilvA gene encoding threonine ammonia-lyase, biosynthetic has translation MLEATVKKILQARVYEAACETPITPAPFLSRRFNNQILIKREDLQPVFSFKIRGAYNKMAQLTQAQKDKGVIAASAGNHAQGLAMAAKLMGVKAVIVMPRITPDIKVQAVRARGAKVILKGDAFAAAAEHAQELIKEHGYTYIPPFDDIDVVAGQGTIGVEILRQHAGRLDAIFVPVGGGGLIAGVAAYVKYLRPDIKVIGVEAEDSACLKAALEAGERVILDQVGVFAEGVAVAQIGEIPFSLIQGLIDGVITVNTDEMCAAVKDIFEDTRAVAETSGALSLAGLKKYIQQTGAEGETLLCINSGANTNFDRLQHIAERTELGEQREAILAVTIAEKPGSFKKFCRTLGKRMVTEFSYRYADSSEAHIYVGVQVKPGGEDRQAVIDKLREGGYQVEDLTDNELAKLHIRHLSGGRPSERFEEEVYRFEFPERPGALMNFLTQLPHDWNISLFHYRNHGAAYGRVLVGMQVPNGDRTHVAEYLDAIGYRYWRESDNPAYRLFMA, from the coding sequence ATGCTCGAAGCAACCGTCAAAAAGATCCTCCAGGCCCGCGTTTATGAAGCCGCTTGTGAGACCCCGATTACCCCTGCACCCTTTTTGTCGCGTCGTTTCAACAACCAGATTTTGATTAAGCGCGAAGATTTACAGCCGGTGTTTTCATTCAAGATCCGCGGCGCTTATAACAAAATGGCGCAGCTCACCCAGGCGCAAAAAGATAAAGGCGTGATTGCCGCCTCCGCGGGTAACCATGCCCAAGGGCTGGCTATGGCCGCCAAGCTGATGGGCGTCAAAGCCGTCATTGTGATGCCGCGGATTACCCCGGATATTAAAGTCCAGGCGGTACGCGCCCGGGGTGCCAAGGTCATCCTAAAAGGGGATGCCTTTGCGGCGGCCGCCGAGCATGCGCAAGAACTCATCAAAGAGCACGGCTATACCTATATTCCGCCATTTGACGATATTGACGTGGTGGCTGGTCAAGGCACCATCGGGGTGGAAATCTTGCGCCAGCATGCGGGGCGGCTGGATGCCATCTTCGTACCGGTGGGCGGCGGTGGATTGATTGCGGGGGTGGCGGCTTACGTCAAGTACCTGCGTCCGGATATCAAAGTGATTGGTGTCGAAGCCGAAGACAGCGCCTGCCTTAAAGCTGCATTAGAGGCGGGTGAGCGTGTGATACTCGACCAAGTAGGCGTGTTTGCCGAAGGCGTCGCGGTTGCGCAAATCGGTGAGATACCTTTTTCACTGATCCAAGGCCTGATTGATGGTGTCATTACCGTCAATACCGATGAAATGTGCGCAGCGGTTAAAGATATCTTTGAGGATACCCGAGCGGTGGCGGAAACTTCCGGCGCGCTCTCGCTGGCGGGGCTGAAAAAATATATCCAGCAGACCGGTGCCGAAGGCGAGACGCTGCTGTGTATTAATTCGGGGGCCAATACTAACTTTGATCGTCTTCAGCACATCGCTGAGCGCACAGAGTTGGGTGAGCAGCGCGAAGCAATTTTGGCGGTAACCATCGCCGAGAAGCCCGGCAGCTTTAAAAAGTTTTGCCGTACCCTGGGCAAGCGTATGGTGACTGAGTTCAGCTACCGTTATGCCGATAGCAGCGAAGCGCATATCTATGTCGGTGTTCAGGTCAAACCCGGTGGCGAAGACCGCCAGGCGGTGATTGATAAGCTGCGTGAAGGCGGCTACCAGGTGGAAGACCTTACCGATAACGAGTTGGCGAAGCTGCATATTCGCCACTTGAGCGGCGGTCGACCCAGCGAGCGCTTCGAAGAGGAGGTGTATCGCTTTGAGTTCCCTGAACGCCCAGGCGCATTGATGAACTTTTTGACCCAACTGCCCCACGATTGGAATATTTCGCTGTTTCATTATCGCAACCATGGCGCGGCGTATGGCCGAGTATTGGTGGGCATGCAAGTGCCGAATGGCGACCGAACCCATGTGGCAGAATATCTAGACGCTATCGGTTACCGCTATTGGCGCGAGAGCGACAATCCGGCTTATCGACTGTTCATGGCCTAG